In Candidatus Sodalis pierantonius str. SOPE, one DNA window encodes the following:
- a CDS encoding NAD(P)-dependent oxidoreductase produces the protein MNVLYYARHQHPEAEKRYDARYCDLDTLLAQSDFVCLILPLTAQTHHLIDAGKLAKMKPGAILINAGRGPVVDEAALIAALENRSLLAAGLDVFEQEPLPATSPLLRLPNVAWRCRTLVPPLMRPATIWPPTR, from the coding sequence ATGAATGTGCTTTACTATGCGCGCCATCAGCACCCCGAGGCGGAAAAGCGCTACGACGCCCGCTACTGCGATCTAGATACCTTGCTGGCGCAATCGGATTTCGTCTGCCTGATCCTACCGTTGACGGCACAGACGCACCATTTAATCGACGCCGGCAAACTGGCGAAAATGAAGCCCGGCGCCATCCTTATCAATGCGGGCCGCGGTCCGGTGGTGGATGAAGCGGCGCTGATTGCGGCACTGGAAAACCGCAGTCTTCTCGCCGCCGGACTCGATGTGTTCGAGCAAGAGCCGCTGCCGGCCACCTCACCGCTGCTGCGCCTGCCCAATGTCGCGTGGCGCTGCCGCACATTGGTTCCGCCACTCATGAGACCCGCCACAATATGGCCGCCGACGCGGTGA
- a CDS encoding AI-2E family transporter, with the protein MSVSETRLKATSYLLMFLFITLIIPLHLFPCFIAGFLAYEVIISLTPWFERLVGSGRARWVVVTLIAAFVVITMTLGIVSLVSFLTSDIQRGIDITAETNRIFSDVKSRIPDYLPSFLPESAEELKDQLFALVESNLIIIRNMGRSFLYGLITIFIGLIIGAVISLNKPSGRNTYFTQQLLERLHYLSQAFRNIVFAQIKVSLVNTLLTSMMILVLFPLFGVHLPLGKTLIVATFIFGLLPIIGNLISNFMIIISALSISLSVGGVMVLYLILIHKLEYFLNAEIVGSRINAKSWELLLAMLIFEAAFGLEGLVAAPIYYAYLKTELRARELI; encoded by the coding sequence ATGAGCGTAAGTGAGACACGGCTGAAAGCGACCTCTTACCTGTTGATGTTTCTTTTTATCACCCTGATCATCCCGCTACATTTGTTTCCCTGCTTTATCGCCGGCTTTCTGGCGTATGAGGTGATCATATCTCTGACGCCGTGGTTTGAACGCCTGGTCGGCAGCGGCCGCGCCCGCTGGGTAGTGGTGACGCTGATTGCCGCATTTGTGGTCATTACCATGACGCTGGGGATCGTGAGCCTGGTAAGCTTTTTGACCTCGGACATTCAGCGCGGTATCGACATTACCGCCGAAACCAACCGCATCTTTTCCGATGTGAAAAGCCGCATACCCGATTATCTCCCCTCATTTCTGCCCGAAAGCGCGGAAGAACTGAAAGATCAGCTCTTCGCCCTGGTCGAATCCAATTTGATCATTATCCGCAATATGGGCCGCTCTTTCTTGTACGGACTGATTACTATTTTCATCGGCCTCATAATCGGCGCGGTGATTTCGCTCAATAAACCGTCCGGTCGTAATACCTACTTCACGCAGCAGCTGCTGGAACGCCTGCATTATCTTTCTCAGGCGTTTCGCAATATCGTCTTCGCCCAAATCAAAGTATCGCTAGTCAACACCCTGCTGACGTCCATGATGATTCTGGTCCTGTTCCCGCTGTTCGGCGTACATCTGCCGCTGGGTAAGACGCTGATTGTGGCAACCTTTATTTTCGGCCTGCTGCCGATTATTGGTAATCTTATTTCCAATTTCATGATCATCATCTCGGCGCTCTCCATCTCCTTAAGCGTGGGCGGCGTGATGGTGCTGTACCTCATTTTGATTCACAAGCTGGAATATTTTCTCAATGCCGAGATCGTCGGTAGCCGTATTAATGCCAAATCCTGGGAGCTGCTGCTGGCCATGCTTATCTTCGAGGCGGCGTTTGGTCTGGAAGGGTTGGTGGCGGCGCCGATTTATTACGCCTATCTAAAAACCGAATTACGGGCGCGGGAACTTATCTGA